In Centroberyx gerrardi isolate f3 chromosome 20, fCenGer3.hap1.cur.20231027, whole genome shotgun sequence, a genomic segment contains:
- the LOC139931244 gene encoding ectonucleotide pyrophosphatase/phosphodiesterase family member 7-like, whose amino-acid sequence MLLLGLVLVCLLASSPSAAAPWQDSVSGLGSVFTGSSRNKLLLISFDGFRWDYDRDVETPNLDRMAQDGVKAAYVTPPFLTITSPSHFTLLTGRYIENHGVIHNMWFNTTTQEKKQYYMTQFVDSYWDNGSLPIWITAQRQGLKAGSLHFPGTAATYKGQTVEVRQVEPPFYDHANETDWRLNIDKVIGEWFHQQDLDFVSLYFGEPDTAGHKYGPDSPELREMVQQVDRTVGYIRDKIQDHGLTDRLNIIITADHGMTAVLQTGMTEKIILSRIPDFSFRDIKFQLLDYGPFGMLLPKEGMLEKVYQALKGGHPHLHMYKKEEMPARLHYSNHPRLLPLILIADPGYVISGSFPLQNNKGDHGFDNEVMDMKAIFRAVGPDFQKNLMVGPFEMVDVYPMMCHLLGINPEVNDGHLDKTKHMLVSAVPERNIQLEVLVGLSVLAGFLVLVFIVTTTCIIERERERERVEENSEIRESRVKLAH is encoded by the exons ATGCTGCTGCTCGGTCTGGTTCTGGTCTGCCTCCTGGCCAGCTCTCCCTCTGCCGCTGCCCCATGGCAGGACTCTGTTTCTGGGCTGGGGTCGGTCTTCACTGGATCTTCCAGGAACAAGCTGCTGCTCATCTCCTTCGACGGCTTCCGCTGGGACTACGACCGAGACGTGGAAACCCCTAACCTGGACAGGATGGCCCAGGATGGGGTGAAGGCAGCCTACGTCACGCCACCCTTCCTCACCATCACCAGCCCTTCTCACTTCACCTTGCTCACAG GACGGTACATTGAGAATCATGGGGTAATCCACAACATGTGGTTCAACACCACCACTCAGGAGAAGAAGCAGTACTATATGACTCAGTTTGTTGATTCCTACTGGGACAATGGCAGCTTGCCCATCTGGATAACAGCACAGAGACAG GGTCTAAAGGCAGGCTCCCTCCACTTCCCTGGCACAGCAGCCACCTACAAAGGACAGACTGTGGAGGTGAGGCAAGTGGAGCCTCCTTTCTACGACCATGCAAACGAGACAGACTGGAGGCTGAACATCGACAAGGTGATTGGAGAGTGGTTCCACCAACAGGACCTGGACTTTGTCTCCCTGTACTTTGGAGAGCCAGACACGGCCGGGCACAAATATGGACCGGATTCCCCGGAACTCCGGGAGATGGTCCAGCAAGTGGACCGCACTGTGGGCTACATCCGGGACAAGATCCAAGACCACGGCCTCACTGACCGACTCAACATTATCATCACTGCTGACCACGGGATGACCGCAGTGCTACAGACTGGAATGACTGAAAAGATCATCCTCTCCAGGATCCCTGACTTCAGCTTCAGAGATATCAAGTTCCAGCTGCTGGATTATGGTCCTTTTGGGATGCTGCTTCCCAAAGAAGGGATGCTGGAGAAGGTGTATCAGGCTCTGAAGGGAGGCCACCCCCACCTCCATATGTATAAAAAGGAGGAGATGCCAGCAAGACTGCACTACAGTAACCACCCTCGCCTCCTGCCCCTCATCCTCATCGCTGACCCTGGATACGTTATTAGTGGG TCATTCCCACTGCAGAACAACAAAGGAGACCATGGCTTTGACAACGAAGTGATGGACATGAAGGCCATCTTCAGGGCAGTGGGGCCTGACTTTCAGAAAAACCTGATGGTGGGGCCCTTTGAGATGGTCGATGTGTACCCAATGATGTGCCATCTACTGGGGATAAACCCAGAGGTCAATGATGGACATTTGGACAAAACCAAGCACATGCTGG TGTCTGCTGTTCCAGAGAGGAATATCCAGTTGGAGGTGCTTGTCGGCCTGTCAGTACTGGCTGGGTTTCTTGTACTAGTGTTCATAGTGACCACTACCTGCATCAT agagagagagagggagagagaacgagtgGAGGAGAATAGTGAGATTCGGGAGTCGCGCGTCAAGCTAGCTCACTAG